A genomic window from Tolypothrix sp. PCC 7910 includes:
- a CDS encoding MlaE family lipid ABC transporter permease subunit has translation MSETTSKSSLGAWGQRLLAAIFLGGQVLVHLLRIRIHWRNTKEQMAAVGPDSLFIALLTAIFVGAVFTIQVAREFINFGAGNLVGGVLAVALTRELSPVLTAVILAGRVGSAFAAEIGTMRVTEQIDALLMLRTDPIDYLVIPRVLACCLMLPILTLLSLVTGLLGGMLIATNLYSIADTVFLDSARNLLGLWDILSAMIKAFCFGILIAVIGCSWGLTTTGGAKGVGQSTTTAVVTALLIIFVSNFFLSWLMFQGPGSALIKGM, from the coding sequence TTGAGTGAGACTACATCCAAATCCAGTTTAGGAGCGTGGGGTCAGCGGTTGCTGGCGGCGATTTTTCTGGGTGGACAAGTATTGGTTCACCTCCTACGAATCAGAATTCATTGGCGAAATACTAAAGAGCAAATGGCAGCAGTTGGGCCAGATTCGCTCTTTATTGCGCTATTAACGGCTATTTTTGTGGGCGCTGTGTTCACCATTCAGGTAGCACGGGAGTTTATTAATTTCGGGGCGGGAAATCTTGTTGGCGGGGTGCTGGCGGTAGCCTTAACCAGAGAACTTTCGCCTGTATTGACAGCAGTAATTTTAGCGGGGCGAGTTGGTTCTGCTTTTGCAGCTGAAATTGGTACTATGCGGGTCACAGAGCAAATTGATGCTTTGTTAATGCTCAGAACTGACCCCATAGATTATCTAGTTATTCCCCGTGTCTTAGCTTGTTGCTTAATGTTGCCGATTTTAACTCTGTTGTCTTTGGTGACAGGGTTGTTAGGGGGAATGTTAATTGCCACAAATTTATACAGCATCGCTGATACGGTATTTCTAGACTCAGCGCGTAATCTGCTTGGTCTTTGGGATATTTTGAGCGCCATGATTAAGGCGTTTTGCTTTGGAATTTTAATTGCGGTAATTGGTTGTAGCTGGGGTTTAACAACAACCGGAGGTGCAAAAGGAGTAGGACAATCAACTACCACTGCTGTAGTAACTGCCTTGCTAATTATATTTGTAAGTAACTTCTTTCTTTCTTGGTTAATGTTTCAGGGCCCTGGTAGTGCATTGATCAAAGGAATGTAA
- a CDS encoding DUF3119 family protein: MTSSFAPNATSTVELKPSYNIPVVLLVASIPLLLVQPLLGGIIGLLGLFLMFQAGIIRLQFTATDLDLYRGEKLIRRFPYQEWQNWRIFWPGIPILFYFKEINSIHFLPILFDPNTLKACLEQRCPRI; this comes from the coding sequence ATGACTAGTTCATTTGCACCTAACGCTACATCTACTGTCGAACTCAAACCTAGCTACAATATCCCTGTAGTTTTGCTAGTTGCTTCTATTCCACTGCTGCTAGTTCAACCTTTACTAGGAGGCATCATTGGATTGCTGGGTTTGTTTCTCATGTTTCAGGCTGGTATTATAAGGTTGCAATTTACCGCCACTGACTTAGATCTTTACAGAGGCGAAAAACTAATTCGGCGGTTTCCTTATCAAGAATGGCAAAATTGGCGAATATTTTGGCCAGGGATTCCGATTCTGTTTTACTTTAAGGAAATTAACAGCATTCACTTTTTGCCAATTTTATTTGACCCTAACACTCTCAAGGCTTGTTTAGAACAACGCTGTCCGCGTATTTAG